A stretch of Allostreptomyces psammosilenae DNA encodes these proteins:
- a CDS encoding TerD family protein, protein MARQFQRGHKAKISDLTAGVDLYVGVQIGGPGLSFDISCFGLDADEKLSDDRYFVFFNQTASPEGSIQLLGEQAGDTQSFRVTLDRIPPAIHKLAFTATIDGDGTMSQVGPGYIRLVAGGEEVARYSFSGAEFSTERAVMLADVYRKDVWRFAAVGQGFDGGLRALLENFGGEVLEEEPAPAPAPQAPTPSFAPPAAAAAPPAFGAPAAPTPPPAPTPPAFAAPAAAAPPVPPPAPAPAPVPQQPAQPQGDFHLPPPQPPAQPQQFVPQGFGAPAPPAPPAPQPPAGYPPAPAPGAPGPGFGAPPQPFGDPYGQQPPQAPAAPGGYGYPGPGQPAPAPGYPGAPAPGMPAPGMAAPGAAPYGAPQQAAAGAPTPPGAEAGLAKYREVAATGRWTQQNAKLIKVTLAGTAVIAQQGSMVAYQGKVEFAHKGSGGWRNRLATSASGQDMDLMRCSGEGEVFLAEDAADLHIVDLQGQSLCVNAAAVLAFDEALQYEVRRIDGHGIPGGSLFTLQFSGQGAVILRTKGTPVVLPVTPTTFADSNAIVAWTAGAQVVVSTSVRLRRDAYPGHSGEAVNLQFRGAPGNFIVVQPYEV, encoded by the coding sequence ATGGCGAGGCAATTCCAGCGCGGCCACAAGGCGAAGATCAGTGATCTGACGGCGGGTGTCGACCTGTACGTGGGCGTGCAGATCGGCGGCCCGGGGCTGTCGTTCGACATCAGCTGCTTCGGCCTGGACGCGGACGAGAAGCTGTCAGACGACCGCTACTTCGTCTTCTTCAACCAGACCGCGTCCCCCGAGGGCTCCATCCAGCTCCTCGGGGAGCAGGCCGGCGACACCCAGTCGTTCCGGGTGACGCTCGACCGGATCCCGCCCGCCATCCACAAGCTGGCCTTCACCGCCACGATCGACGGCGACGGCACCATGTCGCAGGTCGGGCCGGGCTACATCCGGCTGGTCGCCGGCGGCGAGGAGGTCGCCCGCTACTCCTTCTCCGGCGCGGAGTTCAGCACCGAGCGGGCCGTGATGCTCGCCGACGTCTACCGCAAGGACGTCTGGCGGTTCGCCGCGGTCGGCCAGGGCTTCGACGGCGGCCTGCGGGCCCTGCTGGAGAACTTCGGCGGCGAGGTGCTGGAGGAGGAACCCGCCCCGGCCCCCGCCCCCCAGGCCCCCACCCCGTCCTTCGCCCCGCCGGCCGCGGCCGCCGCGCCGCCGGCGTTCGGCGCCCCGGCCGCCCCCACCCCGCCCCCCGCGCCGACCCCGCCGGCCTTCGCGGCGCCCGCCGCCGCGGCCCCGCCGGTGCCGCCGCCCGCGCCCGCCCCCGCGCCGGTGCCGCAGCAGCCCGCGCAGCCGCAGGGCGACTTCCACCTCCCCCCGCCGCAGCCCCCGGCGCAGCCGCAGCAGTTCGTCCCACAGGGCTTCGGCGCCCCCGCGCCGCCCGCCCCGCCGGCCCCGCAGCCGCCCGCCGGCTACCCGCCGGCGCCGGCCCCCGGCGCGCCCGGGCCGGGCTTCGGCGCCCCGCCGCAGCCCTTCGGCGACCCCTACGGCCAGCAGCCGCCGCAGGCCCCGGCCGCCCCCGGCGGCTACGGCTACCCCGGCCCCGGCCAGCCGGCGCCCGCCCCCGGCTACCCCGGCGCCCCCGCGCCCGGTATGCCGGCGCCGGGCATGGCCGCGCCCGGCGCCGCCCCGTACGGCGCGCCGCAGCAGGCCGCCGCCGGCGCCCCGACGCCCCCCGGCGCCGAGGCCGGCCTCGCCAAGTACCGCGAGGTCGCCGCGACCGGCCGGTGGACCCAGCAGAACGCCAAGCTGATCAAGGTCACCCTGGCCGGCACCGCGGTCATCGCCCAGCAGGGCAGCATGGTCGCCTACCAGGGCAAGGTGGAGTTCGCCCACAAGGGCTCCGGCGGCTGGCGCAACCGGCTCGCCACCAGCGCCAGCGGCCAGGACATGGACCTGATGCGCTGCTCCGGCGAGGGCGAGGTCTTCCTCGCCGAGGACGCCGCAGACCTGCACATCGTGGACCTCCAGGGCCAGTCGCTGTGCGTCAACGCCGCCGCCGTGCTCGCCTTCGACGAGGCGCTCCAGTACGAGGTGCGCCGGATCGACGGCCACGGCATCCCCGGTGGCAGCCTGTTCACCCTGCAGTTCTCCGGCCAGGGCGCGGTCATCCTGCGCACCAAGGGCACGCCGGTGGTGCTGCCGGTCACCCCCACCACCTTCGCCGACAGCAACGCCATCGTGGCCTGGACGGCCGGCGCCCAGGTGGTGGTCAGCACGTCGGTCCGGCTGCGCCGCGACGCCTACCCGGGCCACAGCGGGGAGGCCGTCAACCTCCAGTTCCGGGGAGCCCCGGGCAACTTCATCGTCGTCCAGCCGTACGAGGTGTGA
- a CDS encoding AIM24 family protein: MDQQLLAGYAATAPVARMSNHGTHMCKVAMQTGNDLYARAGSMVAYEGYIQFQANPPSLGRGLGEWATGEGVPLMRASGDGVLYLADYGADVVVLQLAGDRLSVNGANVLAYDANLTSDIERVRGVARLSGSGLFNLMLGGNGWVALTTRGTPVVLDTGEQETYVDPDALIAWTTGLRIKGKRSFKAGSLIGRGSGEAYQVGFSGRGFVVVQPSEDSTDRLRVRG; encoded by the coding sequence ATGGACCAGCAGCTTCTGGCCGGGTACGCGGCCACCGCGCCCGTGGCCCGGATGAGCAACCACGGCACCCACATGTGCAAGGTCGCCATGCAGACCGGCAACGACCTGTACGCGCGCGCCGGCTCGATGGTCGCCTACGAGGGCTACATCCAGTTCCAGGCGAACCCGCCGTCCCTCGGCCGCGGCCTCGGCGAGTGGGCCACCGGCGAGGGCGTGCCGCTGATGCGCGCCAGCGGCGACGGCGTGCTCTACCTGGCCGACTACGGGGCCGACGTCGTCGTGCTGCAACTGGCCGGCGACCGCCTCTCGGTCAACGGCGCCAACGTGCTCGCCTACGACGCCAACCTCACCTCCGACATCGAGCGGGTGCGCGGCGTGGCCCGGCTGAGCGGCAGCGGCCTGTTCAACCTGATGCTCGGCGGCAACGGCTGGGTGGCGCTGACCACGCGCGGCACGCCCGTCGTGCTGGACACCGGCGAGCAGGAGACCTACGTCGACCCGGACGCGCTGATCGCCTGGACCACCGGGCTGCGGATCAAGGGCAAGCGCAGCTTCAAGGCCGGCTCGCTGATCGGGCGCGGCAGCGGCGAGGCGTACCAGGTCGGCTTCAGCGGCCGAGGGTTCGTCGTCGTCCAGCCCAGCGAGGACAGCACCGACCGCCTGCGCGTGCGCGGCTGA
- a CDS encoding AIM24 family protein gives MQSSLFGYTEVQSPDRYALQNDHMLRVRLDQSNPEVLARKGAMVAYQGLIDFDGEYESRGRRRERQMTGEGLPLMRCSGEGTIYFANLAQHVHVLDCGGHDGITVDGAYVLALDANLHREVVAVESMQQIAGAGGYNLRIAGNGKVALMTSGKPLVLEVTPDKFVNADADAVIAWTASLRVSMQAQTTSSSVFSRRGNTGEGWEMNFMGRGYVVVQPAELLPPQTLFAAGGGLRGQYGMGQQGVQAQNPGNSWGGNR, from the coding sequence GTGCAGAGCTCACTGTTCGGCTACACCGAGGTGCAGTCGCCAGACCGCTACGCCCTGCAGAACGACCACATGCTGCGGGTGCGGCTGGACCAGTCCAACCCCGAGGTCCTCGCCCGCAAGGGCGCGATGGTCGCCTACCAGGGCCTGATCGACTTCGACGGCGAGTACGAGAGCCGCGGGCGGCGCCGCGAGCGGCAGATGACCGGCGAAGGGCTGCCGCTGATGCGGTGCTCCGGCGAGGGCACCATCTACTTCGCCAACCTGGCGCAGCACGTGCACGTGCTGGACTGCGGGGGCCACGACGGCATCACCGTGGACGGCGCCTACGTCCTGGCGCTCGACGCCAACCTGCACCGCGAGGTGGTCGCGGTGGAGTCCATGCAGCAGATCGCCGGTGCCGGCGGCTACAACCTGCGGATCGCCGGCAACGGCAAGGTGGCGCTGATGACCTCCGGCAAGCCGCTGGTGCTGGAGGTGACGCCGGACAAGTTCGTCAACGCCGACGCGGACGCGGTGATCGCCTGGACGGCCTCGCTGCGGGTCTCCATGCAGGCCCAGACCACGTCGTCGTCGGTCTTCAGCCGGCGGGGCAACACCGGCGAGGGCTGGGAGATGAACTTCATGGGCCGCGGCTACGTGGTGGTCCAGCCGGCCGAGCTGCTGCCGCCGCAGACCCTGTTCGCCGCCGGCGGCGGGCTGCGGGGCCAGTACGGCATGGGACAGCAGGGCGTGCAGGCGCAGAACCCCGGCAACAGCTGGGGCGGCAACCGCTGA
- a CDS encoding NUDIX hydrolase, translated as MTALSTGAAGGATAGGALRDDALRVLSGWSAPDERQEALRAAFVDYLAANPDGLSRGSAGGRHLTASALVVDPSSSRVLLTLHPRVGSWLQMGGHCEAHDASLAAAALREATEESGVPGLTLSAAPLRLDRHLVPCRDGVRLPAADGGPGDVSEHLDVQYLAVAPPDAVARISEESLDLRWFPADRLPDGADHSVRALVSQALATL; from the coding sequence GTGACCGCCCTGTCCACCGGCGCGGCCGGCGGCGCCACCGCCGGCGGCGCCCTGCGGGACGACGCCCTGCGCGTGCTGTCCGGCTGGTCGGCGCCGGACGAGCGCCAGGAGGCGCTGCGCGCCGCGTTCGTCGACTACCTCGCCGCCAACCCCGACGGCCTCAGCCGCGGCTCGGCGGGCGGGCGGCACCTGACCGCCAGCGCGCTGGTCGTCGACCCGTCCTCCTCCCGGGTGCTGCTCACCCTGCACCCTCGGGTGGGCAGCTGGCTCCAGATGGGCGGCCACTGCGAGGCCCACGACGCCTCGCTGGCGGCGGCCGCGCTGCGCGAGGCCACCGAGGAGAGCGGCGTCCCCGGGCTGACCCTGTCCGCGGCGCCGCTGCGGCTGGACCGCCACCTCGTGCCGTGCCGCGACGGCGTGCGGCTGCCCGCCGCGGACGGCGGTCCCGGCGACGTCAGCGAGCACCTGGACGTGCAGTACCTGGCCGTCGCGCCGCCGGACGCCGTGGCCCGGATCAGCGAGGAGTCCCTGGACCTGCGCTGGTTCCCGGCCGACCGGCTCCCGGACGGCGCCGACCACTCCGTGCGCGCCCTGGTCTCCCAGGCCCTCGCCACGCTCTGA